The Streptomyces achromogenes genome window below encodes:
- a CDS encoding metal-dependent hydrolase family protein, with protein sequence MTATREKAPHPPVLLRAARLLDVDKGEIVEPGQVLVVGEHIAEIQPTRLSEGAVVRDLGDVTLLPGLMDMEVNLFLGGPDHRSPLIPVQEDPAVRTLRAAANARRTLSRGYTTVRNLGLFVQTGGVLLDVALKKAIDLGWVEGPRVVPAGHAIAPTGGHLDPTMFQAFAPGVLPLTVEEGIANGVAEVRKAVRHQIKYGARVIKVCASNGVMSHTGPAGAQQYSDEELCAIVDEAHRAGLKVAAHCMGDSAIRAALEAGIDCIEHGFLASDATLDLMVERGTFLVATTSLTEGMDTAHADPALRAKAADVFPRARESTARAIRRGVKVALGTDAPAIPHGKGVMELLALADRGMRPVDALRAATTVAAELIDADDRGRIAPGLLADVIAVPGDPLTDLSVTGKVCFVMKGGRVYRDDTAGS encoded by the coding sequence GTGACGGCCACCAGGGAAAAGGCGCCGCACCCGCCCGTGCTGCTGCGGGCGGCGCGACTGCTGGACGTCGACAAGGGCGAGATCGTGGAGCCGGGCCAGGTGCTGGTGGTGGGCGAGCACATCGCCGAGATCCAGCCCACCCGGCTGTCCGAGGGCGCGGTCGTCCGCGACCTCGGGGACGTCACCCTGCTGCCGGGCCTGATGGACATGGAAGTCAACCTCTTCCTCGGCGGTCCGGACCACCGCAGCCCGCTGATCCCGGTCCAGGAGGACCCGGCCGTACGGACCCTGCGGGCCGCCGCCAACGCCCGCCGCACCCTGAGCCGCGGCTACACCACCGTGCGCAACCTCGGCCTGTTCGTGCAGACCGGGGGAGTGCTGCTGGACGTCGCGCTGAAGAAGGCGATCGACCTGGGCTGGGTCGAGGGCCCGAGGGTGGTGCCCGCCGGGCACGCGATCGCCCCGACCGGCGGGCACCTGGATCCGACCATGTTCCAGGCATTCGCGCCGGGCGTGCTCCCGCTCACCGTGGAGGAGGGCATCGCCAACGGGGTGGCGGAGGTGCGCAAGGCGGTGCGCCACCAGATCAAGTACGGGGCACGGGTCATCAAGGTGTGCGCCTCCAACGGCGTCATGTCGCACACCGGCCCCGCCGGTGCGCAGCAATACTCCGACGAGGAACTGTGCGCCATCGTCGACGAGGCACACCGCGCGGGGCTGAAGGTCGCCGCGCACTGCATGGGCGACTCGGCGATCCGGGCCGCCCTGGAGGCCGGCATCGACTGCATCGAGCACGGCTTCCTGGCCAGTGACGCCACCCTCGACCTGATGGTCGAGCGCGGCACCTTCCTGGTGGCCACCACCTCGCTCACCGAGGGCATGGACACCGCGCACGCGGACCCGGCGCTCCGGGCGAAGGCCGCCGACGTCTTCCCACGTGCCCGCGAGTCCACCGCCCGCGCGATCCGGCGCGGGGTCAAGGTCGCCCTCGGCACCGACGCCCCCGCCATTCCGCACGGCAAGGGCGTCATGGAACTCCTCGCCCTCGCCGACCGGGGCATGCGACCGGTCGACGCCCTGCGCGCCGCGACCACCGTCGCCGCCGAACTGATCGACGCCGACGACCGGGGCCGAATCGCCCCCGGACTCCTCGCCGACGTCATCGCCGTGCCCGGCGACCCGCTCACCGACCTGTCCGTCACCGGGAAGGTGTGCTTCGTCATGAAGGGGGGCCGGGTGTACCGCGACGACACAGCGGGCTCCTGA
- a CDS encoding amidohydrolase family protein: protein MPSRELAYPLFDADNHLYETQEALTKYLPEEYQGAIQYVNVGGRTKIAIRGQISEYIPNPTFEVVARPGAMEEYFRVGNPDGKTRREIFGEPMRSIPAFREPAPRLELMNELGIQRSLMFPTLASLVEERMKDDPELIHVVVHSLNQWLHDTWGFTYKDRIFTVPVITLPIVDKAIEELDWVVERGARAILIRPAPVPGFGGTRSFALPEFDPFWKRVVETGVLVAFHSSDSGYSNYANDWEGRRREFLPFKPNAFRQVNEWRPIEDAVSSLICHGALSRFPELKVAVIENGASWVEPLLSRLADVHKKMPHEFRENPVDVFRRHIHISPFWEEDMAELGDLIGIERVLFGSDYPHPEGLADPVTYVDHLPKLSEEDKAKVMGGNLARLIDA from the coding sequence ATGCCCTCTCGTGAACTCGCGTATCCGCTGTTCGACGCGGACAACCACCTCTACGAGACGCAGGAAGCGCTCACCAAGTACCTCCCCGAGGAGTACCAGGGCGCCATCCAGTACGTGAACGTCGGCGGTCGCACCAAGATCGCGATACGCGGGCAGATCAGCGAGTACATCCCGAACCCCACCTTCGAGGTCGTCGCCCGCCCCGGCGCGATGGAGGAGTACTTCCGGGTCGGCAACCCCGACGGCAAGACCCGCCGGGAGATCTTCGGCGAGCCCATGCGCTCCATCCCGGCCTTCCGCGAACCGGCCCCGCGCCTGGAGCTCATGAACGAGCTCGGCATCCAGCGCAGCCTGATGTTCCCGACGCTGGCGAGCCTCGTCGAGGAGCGGATGAAGGACGACCCGGAGCTGATCCACGTCGTCGTCCACTCCCTCAACCAATGGCTGCACGACACCTGGGGCTTCACCTACAAGGACCGCATCTTCACCGTCCCCGTCATCACCCTCCCGATCGTCGACAAGGCGATCGAGGAACTGGACTGGGTCGTGGAGCGCGGTGCCCGCGCCATCCTCATCCGCCCTGCGCCGGTCCCCGGCTTCGGCGGCACCCGGTCCTTCGCACTGCCCGAGTTCGACCCGTTCTGGAAGCGGGTGGTGGAGACCGGCGTGCTTGTCGCCTTCCACTCCTCCGACAGCGGCTACTCGAACTATGCCAACGACTGGGAGGGCCGGCGGCGCGAGTTCCTGCCCTTCAAGCCCAACGCCTTTCGGCAGGTCAACGAGTGGCGGCCGATCGAGGACGCCGTCTCCTCACTGATCTGCCACGGCGCGCTGTCCCGCTTCCCCGAGCTGAAGGTCGCCGTCATCGAGAACGGCGCCTCGTGGGTGGAGCCCCTGCTGAGCAGGCTCGCCGACGTCCATAAGAAGATGCCCCACGAGTTCCGGGAGAACCCGGTGGACGTCTTCAGGCGGCACATCCACATCAGCCCCTTCTGGGAGGAGGACATGGCGGAACTCGGCGACCTCATCGGCATCGAGCGCGTCCTGTTCGGCTCCGACTACCCCCACCCCGAGGGCCTCGCCGACCCCGTCACCTACGTCGACCACCTCCCGAAGCTGTCCGAGGAGGACAAGGCCAAGGTCATGGGCGGCAATCTGGCCCGGCTGATCGACGCATGA
- a CDS encoding alpha/beta hydrolase fold domain-containing protein, whose amino-acid sequence MVSEVRVDEGPFGPEVRPEGTAVAQTVLYLHGDPRLAGTPQDALPTARELARLTGYAVVCARYRPRFPQALEDVWAAWEHCHAGGPATVAGKRLGGSLAAGLLLRLRDAGATLPTCAVLASPILDFTLDSPSLLLNAAADRTVDAEALPVRAATYAGTTPRDHPLLSPLHGNLHGLPPLQLHAAGTEVLLDDTLSFATRAAHSGVAVDMRIHEDSAAQGLRQLEATAQFLRAWCPDGAVMPRRG is encoded by the coding sequence GTGGTAAGTGAAGTACGCGTCGACGAGGGGCCGTTCGGGCCGGAGGTCCGCCCCGAGGGCACAGCCGTGGCACAGACGGTGCTGTATCTGCATGGCGATCCGCGGCTCGCGGGCACTCCGCAGGACGCACTGCCGACCGCCCGGGAACTGGCCCGGCTCACCGGGTACGCGGTCGTCTGCGCCCGCTACCGGCCTCGCTTCCCGCAAGCCTTGGAGGACGTGTGGGCGGCTTGGGAACACTGCCACGCCGGCGGTCCGGCCACGGTGGCGGGCAAACGGCTCGGCGGGTCCCTCGCCGCCGGCCTGCTGCTGCGGCTGCGCGACGCGGGCGCGACGTTGCCGACCTGCGCGGTGCTCGCCTCACCGATACTGGACTTCACGCTGGACTCGCCCAGCCTGCTGCTCAACGCAGCCGCCGACCGCACCGTGGACGCGGAAGCGCTGCCGGTCCGGGCGGCCACGTACGCGGGGACGACCCCGCGCGACCATCCGCTGCTCAGCCCGCTGCACGGCAATCTCCACGGCCTGCCGCCGCTGCAACTGCACGCGGCCGGCACAGAGGTGCTGCTCGACGACACGCTGTCCTTCGCGACCCGGGCGGCGCACTCCGGCGTCGCGGTGGACATGCGGATCCACGAGGACTCCGCCGCGCAGGGCCTACGGCAGCTGGAGGCGACGGCGCAGTTCCTGCGGGCCTGGTGCCCGGACGGGGCGGTCATGCCGCGCCGCGGATGA
- a CDS encoding methylmalonyl-CoA mutase family protein encodes MTQDFRTPSGIPLNPVYGPTDLRADPPDPGTFPFTRGNYPTGYRGRTWTLRQYSGFGTAEESNRRYRYLLDQGGTGLSVALDLPTQCGYDSDDPEYTDEVGRVGVALDTLADAEILFNTLPLDRISTSFTINGTAAILLAFYVAAAEKRGIPRAKLTGTIQNDILKEYASRGTWIWPPEPSLRLIADTIEFCAEQVPRFNAISVAGAHFRDAGANAVQEMAFTLADGVTYCETVLERGRMTIDQFAPQVSFFFYTHGDFFEEVAKYRAGRRRWATIVRERFGATTDKACMFRFGVVAGGASLYAPQARNNTVRVAYEALASVLGGVQSMFTAAWDEPFALPSEESTTLALRTQQVLAHETGVTKVADPLGGSYFVEALTDATEERIVEIMADLEAHGGMVRCIEDGYLQGLIADEAWRLHQETASGERPVVGVNRFTVDEPPPDLATYELDAEGRERQLKRLARVKAERSAAEVRARLDDLRRAAEGDTNLMDPLVACAGAYCTVGEMADALRAVWGEFRQPVVF; translated from the coding sequence ATGACCCAGGACTTCCGCACTCCCTCCGGCATCCCGCTCAACCCGGTGTACGGCCCCACGGACCTCCGCGCCGACCCCCCCGACCCGGGCACCTTCCCCTTCACGCGCGGCAACTACCCCACCGGCTACCGGGGCCGCACCTGGACCCTGCGCCAGTACTCCGGTTTCGGCACCGCCGAGGAGTCCAACCGCCGCTACCGCTACCTCCTCGACCAGGGCGGTACGGGCCTGTCGGTGGCGCTCGACCTGCCCACCCAGTGCGGCTACGACTCCGACGACCCGGAGTACACGGACGAGGTGGGCCGGGTCGGAGTCGCGCTGGACACCCTCGCCGACGCCGAGATCCTCTTCAACACCCTCCCGCTGGATCGGATCAGCACCAGTTTCACCATCAACGGCACCGCCGCCATCCTGCTCGCCTTCTACGTCGCCGCGGCCGAGAAGCGCGGCATCCCCCGCGCGAAACTCACCGGCACCATCCAGAACGACATCCTCAAGGAGTACGCCTCGCGCGGCACCTGGATCTGGCCCCCCGAGCCGTCGCTCAGGCTCATCGCGGACACGATCGAGTTCTGCGCCGAGCAGGTGCCCCGCTTCAACGCGATCTCCGTCGCGGGGGCGCACTTCCGCGACGCGGGCGCCAACGCCGTACAGGAGATGGCGTTCACGCTCGCCGACGGGGTCACGTACTGCGAGACCGTCCTGGAACGCGGCCGGATGACCATCGACCAGTTCGCCCCGCAGGTCTCCTTCTTCTTCTACACGCACGGCGACTTCTTCGAGGAGGTCGCCAAGTACCGTGCGGGGCGCAGGCGCTGGGCGACCATCGTGCGCGAGCGGTTCGGTGCGACCACCGACAAGGCGTGCATGTTCCGCTTCGGAGTCGTGGCCGGCGGAGCCTCCCTCTACGCCCCGCAGGCCCGCAACAACACCGTACGCGTCGCCTACGAGGCGCTCGCCTCCGTGCTCGGCGGCGTGCAATCGATGTTCACCGCCGCCTGGGACGAGCCGTTCGCCCTGCCGAGCGAGGAGTCCACGACGCTCGCCCTGCGCACCCAGCAGGTGCTCGCCCACGAGACGGGTGTGACCAAGGTCGCCGACCCGCTGGGCGGCTCGTACTTCGTGGAGGCCCTCACCGACGCCACCGAGGAGCGCATCGTCGAGATCATGGCCGATCTGGAAGCGCACGGCGGCATGGTCCGCTGCATCGAGGACGGCTACCTCCAAGGGCTGATCGCCGACGAGGCGTGGCGGCTGCACCAGGAGACCGCCTCCGGCGAGCGGCCCGTCGTCGGCGTCAACCGGTTCACCGTGGACGAGCCCCCGCCCGACCTCGCCACCTACGAACTCGACGCCGAGGGCCGAGAGCGCCAGCTCAAGCGGCTCGCACGGGTCAAGGCCGAGCGCAGCGCGGCTGAGGTGCGCGCCCGTCTCGACGATCTGCGGCGCGCCGCCGAAGGAGACACGAACCTGATGGATCCGCTCGTCGCGTGCGCGGGCGCCTACTGCACGGTCGGCGAGATGGCCGACGCTCTGCGCGCGGTGTGGGGCGAGTTCCGGCAGCCGGTGGTGTTCTGA
- a CDS encoding AMP-binding protein, translating into MTTIPPGALRSIPPGLAARYESEGWWTGETLGDLLAAGLGRSGDVEFRVHSEVRPWKGTFADVERTARRLAAGLRARGVGPGDVVVMQLPNWTEAAAVFWASAFLGAVVVPVVHFYGPKEVRYIVEATRPKAFFAAERFGRTEFRPDLCAEVPVVGVVGRDFDELLADEPLAGVLSVDPDTPALVAFTSGTTRDPKGVIHSHRTLGFETRQLAASYPPDRGRQFTVAPVGHFIGMINAFLIPVLDGTPVNLGDSWDPARALALMRAEGLTVGGGATYYMTSLLDHPDCTEEHVARLKYAGLGGASIASAVTNRLESLGVTVFRAYGSTEHPSVTCTPYDGPAAKRLHTDGLPLPGAEVRLAEDGEILTRGPDLCLGYTDPELTAAAFDADGWYRTGDIGVLDADGWLTVTDRKADVIIRGGENISALEVEEVLLGLGGVAEAAVVAVPDPRLGERAAAVLRMLPGWSAPSLAEVRLHFGRAGLARQKWPEVVHKVEDFPRTPSGKVKKFVLRKHIATPSMREYDSRKR; encoded by the coding sequence ATGACGACGATTCCCCCCGGCGCCCTGCGGTCGATCCCGCCCGGACTCGCGGCGCGCTACGAGTCCGAGGGCTGGTGGACCGGGGAGACCCTGGGCGACCTGCTGGCGGCCGGGCTGGGCAGGTCCGGGGACGTGGAGTTCCGCGTGCACTCCGAGGTGCGGCCCTGGAAGGGTACGTTCGCCGACGTGGAGCGTACGGCGCGGCGGCTGGCCGCAGGTCTGCGGGCGCGTGGCGTGGGCCCGGGCGACGTGGTGGTCATGCAGCTGCCCAACTGGACGGAGGCGGCGGCCGTGTTCTGGGCCTCGGCCTTCCTCGGTGCCGTCGTCGTCCCGGTGGTCCACTTCTACGGGCCCAAGGAGGTCCGCTACATCGTCGAGGCCACCCGCCCGAAGGCCTTCTTCGCCGCCGAGCGCTTCGGGCGGACGGAGTTCCGACCGGACCTGTGTGCCGAGGTGCCGGTCGTCGGCGTCGTCGGGCGGGACTTCGACGAGCTGCTCGCCGACGAGCCGCTGGCCGGTGTCCTGTCGGTGGACCCGGACACCCCCGCCCTCGTCGCCTTCACTTCCGGCACCACCCGGGACCCCAAGGGCGTCATCCACAGCCATCGCACTCTCGGCTTCGAGACCCGGCAGCTGGCCGCGAGCTATCCCCCGGACCGGGGACGGCAGTTCACAGTGGCGCCGGTCGGCCACTTCATCGGCATGATCAACGCGTTCCTCATCCCGGTCCTCGACGGCACCCCGGTCAACCTCGGCGACTCCTGGGACCCGGCCCGGGCGCTCGCGCTCATGCGAGCCGAGGGGCTCACCGTCGGCGGCGGCGCGACGTACTACATGACCAGTCTGCTCGACCACCCCGACTGCACCGAGGAGCACGTGGCGCGGCTGAAGTACGCCGGACTGGGGGGTGCCTCCATCGCCTCCGCCGTGACGAACCGGCTGGAGTCCCTCGGCGTCACCGTCTTCCGGGCCTACGGCTCCACCGAGCACCCTTCGGTGACCTGCACCCCGTACGACGGCCCCGCCGCCAAACGCCTGCACACCGACGGCCTCCCGTTGCCCGGCGCGGAGGTCCGGCTCGCCGAGGACGGTGAGATCCTCACTCGCGGCCCCGACCTCTGCCTCGGTTACACCGACCCGGAGCTCACCGCCGCCGCCTTCGACGCCGACGGCTGGTACCGCACCGGCGACATAGGCGTGCTCGACGCCGACGGCTGGCTGACCGTCACCGACCGCAAGGCCGACGTCATCATCCGGGGCGGGGAGAACATCAGCGCCCTGGAGGTCGAGGAGGTCCTGCTGGGGCTGGGCGGTGTGGCGGAGGCGGCCGTGGTGGCCGTGCCGGACCCGCGCCTGGGGGAGCGGGCCGCCGCCGTCCTGCGCATGCTGCCCGGCTGGTCGGCGCCGAGCCTCGCCGAGGTGCGCCTGCACTTCGGCCGCGCGGGCCTGGCCCGGCAGAAGTGGCCCGAGGTGGTCCACAAGGTCGAGGACTTCCCGCGCACCCCGAGCGGCAAGGTGAAGAAGTTCGTCCTTCGCAAGCACATTGCCACTCCCTCGATGCGAGAATACGATTCTCGCAAACGGTGA
- a CDS encoding FadD3 family acyl-CoA ligase — MTTARTIPELVLSTADRFGDAEAVVDGEVRLTFRDLADRVRRTAGAFASAGVGPGDRVALWAPNSAEWIVAAFGLLTAGGVLVPVNTRFLDEEAHDIVVRSGAKVLLVQNGFLDREFTGPPGVPVIDLKASGFLDSGDPLDPKADEDDLADIVFTSGTTGRPKGVMTTHGQTLRLYTEWCDLAQLRQGDRYLIVNPFFHIFGYKAGLVASMIRGATVLPVAVFDVDRVLDLVEKERVTVLPGPPTLYHALLEAGAGRDLSSLRVAVTGAADIPVELVRRITTELPFTHLMTGYGLTEAGTVTASRPGDPYEAVATTVGKPCEGFEVRVAEDQEVLVRGYSVMRGYLDDPEATAEAVDADGWLHTGDLGALDSEGRLRIVGRKKDMFVVGGFNAYPAEIEGFLLRHPAVAQAAVIGVPDERLGQVGKAFVVPRAEFAGITEAELIAWARERMAGFKVPRHVAFRTQLPLNATGKVMKDQLT; from the coding sequence ATGACCACCGCCCGCACCATCCCCGAACTGGTGCTGAGCACGGCGGACCGGTTCGGCGACGCCGAGGCGGTCGTAGACGGCGAAGTGCGCCTCACCTTCCGCGACCTGGCCGACCGGGTCCGGCGCACCGCCGGGGCGTTCGCCTCGGCGGGCGTCGGCCCGGGCGACCGGGTGGCCCTGTGGGCGCCCAACTCGGCCGAGTGGATCGTCGCCGCCTTCGGACTGCTCACGGCCGGCGGGGTGCTGGTGCCGGTGAACACCCGCTTCCTCGACGAGGAGGCCCACGACATCGTCGTACGCAGCGGCGCCAAGGTGCTGCTCGTACAGAACGGCTTCCTGGACCGGGAGTTCACCGGCCCGCCCGGCGTTCCGGTCATCGACCTGAAAGCCTCCGGTTTCCTCGACTCCGGCGATCCTCTTGACCCCAAGGCCGACGAGGACGACCTGGCGGACATCGTCTTCACCTCCGGGACCACAGGGCGGCCCAAGGGCGTGATGACGACGCACGGCCAGACCCTGCGCCTGTACACCGAGTGGTGCGATCTCGCCCAGCTCCGGCAGGGCGACCGGTACCTGATCGTCAACCCGTTCTTCCACATCTTCGGCTACAAGGCGGGCCTGGTCGCGTCGATGATCCGGGGCGCGACCGTCCTCCCGGTGGCCGTCTTCGACGTGGACCGGGTGCTGGACCTCGTGGAGAAGGAGCGGGTGACCGTCCTGCCGGGACCGCCGACCCTGTACCACGCCCTGCTGGAGGCCGGCGCGGGTCGCGACCTGTCCTCCCTGCGGGTCGCGGTGACCGGTGCGGCGGACATCCCGGTCGAGCTGGTCCGGCGCATCACCACCGAACTGCCGTTCACGCACCTCATGACCGGCTACGGCCTCACCGAGGCCGGCACCGTCACCGCGTCCCGGCCCGGCGACCCCTACGAGGCCGTCGCCACGACCGTGGGCAAACCGTGCGAGGGCTTCGAGGTGCGCGTCGCCGAGGACCAGGAGGTGCTCGTGCGCGGCTACTCCGTCATGCGCGGCTACCTCGACGACCCCGAGGCCACCGCCGAGGCCGTGGACGCCGATGGCTGGCTGCACACCGGCGACCTCGGCGCACTGGACTCCGAGGGCCGACTGCGGATCGTAGGCCGCAAGAAGGACATGTTCGTCGTCGGCGGCTTCAACGCCTACCCCGCCGAGATCGAGGGCTTTCTGCTGAGGCACCCGGCGGTCGCCCAGGCCGCCGTCATCGGCGTGCCCGACGAGCGGCTCGGCCAGGTCGGCAAGGCCTTCGTCGTCCCGCGCGCCGAATTCGCCGGGATCACGGAGGCCGAGCTGATCGCCTGGGCGCGCGAGCGGATGGCCGGCTTCAAGGTGCCCCGCCACGTCGCGTTCCGCACGCAGCTGCCGCTGAACGCCACCGGAAAGGTGATGAAGGACCAACTGACATGA
- a CDS encoding enoyl-CoA hydratase/isomerase family protein codes for MVELELEDGLAVVTIDRPHARNAIDPHTMGELEKALEAAEGARALAVTGSGEKAFVSGGDLKELARLRTEGEASDMALRMRALCDRIAAFPGPVVAALNGHALGGGAEVAVAADIRVAADDIRIGFNQTKLAIVPAWGGAERLARLVGPGRALLLAGTGRVLEAAEAERLGLVDLVLPRTQFADRWREVAHSLATPQAREIKNLTTRTRPAREAAEAFARLWVSEEHWEAAEKVMSRGK; via the coding sequence ATGGTTGAGCTGGAGCTGGAGGACGGCCTGGCGGTCGTCACCATCGATCGTCCGCACGCCCGCAATGCCATCGACCCGCACACCATGGGCGAGCTGGAAAAGGCGCTGGAAGCGGCTGAGGGCGCGCGGGCCCTGGCGGTGACCGGGTCGGGCGAGAAGGCGTTCGTCTCCGGCGGCGACCTGAAGGAACTCGCTCGGCTCCGCACCGAGGGCGAGGCTTCGGACATGGCGCTGCGGATGCGGGCGCTGTGCGACCGGATCGCCGCGTTCCCCGGACCGGTGGTGGCAGCGCTCAACGGGCACGCGCTGGGCGGCGGCGCCGAGGTCGCGGTGGCTGCCGACATCCGCGTCGCCGCCGACGACATCCGGATCGGGTTCAACCAGACCAAGCTCGCCATCGTGCCCGCATGGGGCGGTGCCGAGCGGCTGGCGCGGCTGGTGGGGCCCGGTCGGGCACTGCTGCTGGCCGGCACCGGGCGGGTCCTGGAGGCTGCCGAGGCCGAGCGGCTCGGGCTGGTCGATCTGGTCCTGCCCCGCACGCAGTTCGCCGACCGCTGGCGGGAGGTGGCCCACTCCCTCGCCACCCCGCAGGCCCGCGAGATCAAGAACCTCACCACCCGGACCCGTCCTGCACGCGAGGCCGCCGAGGCATTCGCCCGGCTGTGGGTGTCCGAGGAGCACTGGGAAGCAGCGGAGAAGGTGATGTCCCGTGGTAAGTGA
- a CDS encoding snapalysin family zinc-dependent metalloprotease — MARRLNLLSTAVLTCGALLGVSTPAGAAEPAPEVIPIDLLLAGSYTDAAREAIAIWNTAVPTIKLVEQDTPAALRVMEYKTARGVQSHVNIKGAGRGWVYLEVGDAQLYKPSRIVVHELGHILSLPDLGPGSPCSKVMSGAWGGADCVNDQPDASEKTAVRDFFAANDVGDRVPWWGSGLAAR; from the coding sequence GTGGCCCGAAGGCTGAACCTGTTATCGACCGCGGTCCTCACATGTGGCGCCCTGTTGGGTGTCAGCACACCGGCCGGCGCGGCCGAACCCGCACCGGAGGTCATCCCGATCGACCTGCTGCTGGCCGGCTCCTATACCGACGCGGCCCGCGAGGCGATCGCGATCTGGAACACAGCCGTCCCGACGATCAAGCTCGTCGAGCAGGACACTCCGGCGGCGCTGCGGGTCATGGAGTACAAGACGGCCAGGGGTGTCCAATCCCACGTCAACATCAAAGGCGCGGGACGCGGCTGGGTGTACCTGGAGGTCGGGGACGCCCAGTTGTACAAGCCTTCCCGCATCGTCGTCCACGAACTGGGTCACATTCTGTCGCTTCCCGACCTGGGCCCGGGCAGCCCCTGCTCCAAGGTGATGTCGGGCGCCTGGGGAGGAGCGGACTGCGTCAACGATCAGCCAGACGCGAGTGAGAAGACCGCTGTCAGGGACTTCTTCGCCGCCAACGACGTCGGTGACCGGGTCCCGTGGTGGGGGTCAGGACTCGCTGCACGGTAG
- a CDS encoding ferredoxin--NADP reductase — protein MASIRCGSPGSSTRHRTPAPSPSTARFPYRAGQFLTFKVCGTLRSYSMSSSPDTEGEVCVTVKRVPGGLVSGWMHERLRPGDSLEATLPGGSFCLRGDAGDRPLVAYAGGSGITPVFSLVKSTLATTGRDVGLLTAHQSAGAAIFRQALDALAARHPGRLDLRHHFDDRDGLVTPAEIRALADEGADFYVCGPEPFMALVEQTLTAHRIAPERILVERFTPTAPVEAAEEAPAGPSEPVAGTVTVDLRGERRTVPQRPGETLLQSARRAGFTPPFSCESGDCATCMARLTDGEAKMRVNNALDADEVAEGHVLTCQAEPTTPDVTVVYED, from the coding sequence ATGGCTTCCATCCGGTGCGGATCACCCGGGTCGTCGACGAGACACCGGACACCCGCACCTTCACCCTCGACCGCGCGCTTCCCCTACCGGGCCGGGCAGTTCCTGACCTTCAAGGTGTGCGGGACACTGCGGAGCTACTCGATGTCCTCCTCGCCCGACACGGAAGGGGAGGTGTGTGTCACGGTCAAGCGCGTGCCGGGCGGGCTGGTCTCCGGCTGGATGCACGAGCGGCTGAGGCCCGGCGACTCGCTGGAGGCCACCCTGCCCGGCGGTTCGTTCTGCCTGCGCGGGGACGCAGGCGACCGGCCTCTCGTCGCGTACGCCGGCGGCAGCGGCATCACTCCGGTGTTCTCGCTGGTCAAGAGCACGCTGGCGACGACGGGCCGTGACGTCGGACTGCTGACCGCACATCAGAGCGCCGGGGCGGCCATCTTCCGCCAGGCGCTGGACGCCCTCGCCGCGCGCCACCCCGGCCGGCTTGACCTGCGCCATCACTTCGACGACCGGGACGGGCTGGTCACCCCGGCGGAGATACGGGCCCTGGCCGACGAGGGGGCGGACTTCTACGTCTGCGGGCCGGAGCCGTTCATGGCCCTGGTCGAGCAGACCCTGACCGCCCACCGGATCGCTCCCGAGCGGATCCTGGTCGAGCGGTTCACCCCGACGGCACCCGTGGAGGCGGCCGAGGAGGCGCCCGCCGGGCCTTCGGAGCCCGTCGCCGGGACCGTCACCGTCGACCTGCGCGGCGAGCGTCGTACCGTGCCGCAACGGCCCGGCGAGACGCTGCTGCAGAGCGCCCGCCGGGCCGGCTTCACGCCGCCGTTCTCCTGCGAATCCGGGGACTGCGCCACCTGCATGGCCCGGCTGACCGACGGCGAGGCCAAGATGCGGGTGAACAACGCCCTGGACGCCGACGAGGTCGCCGAGGGCCATGTGCTCACCTGCCAGGCCGAGCCGACGACCCCCGACGTGACCGTCGTGTACGAGGACTGA